Proteins found in one Homalodisca vitripennis isolate AUS2020 chromosome 4, UT_GWSS_2.1, whole genome shotgun sequence genomic segment:
- the LOC124361119 gene encoding uncharacterized protein LOC124361119, producing MRYPTLLLFTCVIVLPMFGPSEALYNCDAHHLLQCLRPIGNSWADEFQLICSGLDATQRCIDEFARKCLHPLVRARFNHLYSISNHVIQKVCETGVIRGELLSHARCLKSVKHSIDNCGKDFASTLDIIGLTGPAGTNVGD from the exons ATGAGGTACCCGACATTGTTACTGTTTACATGTGTGATAGTTCTTCCAATGTTCGGTCCATCTGAGGCTCTATACAACTGCGATGCTCATCATCTCCTGCAGTGTCTGAGACCGATCGGCAACTCCTGGGCCGACGAATTCCAGTTGATCTGCTCAGGACTGGACGCGACACAACGATGCATCGATGAATTCGCTAGGAAGTGCCTTCATCCCCTTGTGAGAGCACGCTTCAACCATCTCTACTCGATCAGCAACCACGTGATTCAGAAGGTCTGCGAAACCGGTGTTATTCGAGGAGAACTTCTCTCGCACGCTCGTTGCCTGAAATCTGTCAAACACAGCATCGACAACTGCGGGAAAGATTTTGCATCGACCCTCGATATAATTGGGCTTACCGGTCCTGCAG GGACGAATGTAGGTGACTGA